GCGACCGATGCTGCAGGAAGCGCGCCTGCGCGGACAATCGGCGCGGCGCCGCAAGCTGATCGTGGCCATCGCCCGGCAGTTCGCGGTCGACTGGTGGCGGCTGCGCACCGGCCGCGTCAAACCTGCGGAACTGGGCCTGCAAATGAGCTGGCCGTCGGCCGCGGCGCTCAAGGCCAGGAACCCCGCGTTGCGGTCCGCCGTGCAGGAGGATGTCGCCGCGTGACCCAACACGCATAACGCCCTTTTCACTTTGGAACGTCCGGGCCCTCCCGTTCTGCCCCCTGGGTTTGCCGCCCCGCACCCCGGCTAGGGGAACTAATCAAGAAAGCAAATAAGCCGCCTGCGGCGGCATCCCATCAAAACAACAATACATTTTGCCTTTTAGCCCTTGACCTCGTGATCCCCATAGCAGGGGGCAGGACGGAATGGCAAGGCGTTATTCGTCTTTCATGTCTTTCAAGGCCTTGTCCCAATATTTGATTTCAGTGAACTTGGCAGTGAAACCGTCGCCGCGGGAGCCGTGCGAGGCGAAACCGACTTTGGGCGGTTGCGTCAACGCGAGATGAAAGCTGCGTATCTGCTGCCACTTCATATTGTCGGGCGAATAGAGAAACGTGATTTCGTTCCCTTTCTTTACCATCGCCATGTAGGCATGGCCACCCGCGCTCATCGAATTGCAGTCGTCGGAATGCGTGCGAGTCACGACTGACACAATCGTCGGGATTTTCTCGACCGAGTTTTCGTAGCAAAACTTCGCCCAGAGATTTTCATCCTGATAGATGACAAGCGCGCACACATCGTAGATGCTTTTTAAATCGCCGGTGAGTTTTGCGCGCAGAGTGAAATCGCCCTTGGGCGTGAACACGACCATCGGTGCATCCTGCACGCGGTAGATGCCGTTGGGATTGTTGAAGAGATTCGTTTTCCCCTTGGTGGAGATTTGTATCAAATCGTCGGTGACGGTGAGCGCCACGGGTTTGTTCAATACCTCCAGCGCGTATGGAATCGCCTTGATTTTCATGGGCTCCGAAGCGGATTGGGCGATGTTTGCGACGGCAAAAAATAAAACGAAGGCGGTGGCTGTGAATGCGAAAAGTTTGATTGAGGTTGTTTTCATTGGGTTTTGGAAAAGTGGGTTTCGATTTTGTTGCGCAAACAGGCGAACTAGATGTGATCTTTCGCCAGTGGATTTTGTTTTGTTGTTGCAAGAATCATTGACGAATAATTGTCACGATCCAAATTGACATCCGGTGCGCCAGGCAAACACGGGAAGGCTCGCCAAATGGGCGCAAAACACACCGCCGGCGTTTCAGTCAGGGGCGTGTGTAATGTGTTTTCGGATACGCGGCGACGCGCGCTTACTTTCCGGCGGCGGGCTGGGTCGTCGCGCTCGTGGCGATTTGCTTCGCCTCATCCTCCGACAGCGGCGTGTAGATCAGCGACTCCTCGACCTCGATGAGATAGGGGCGCAGCGGCGTGATGCCGTGGAGCTTGGCGAACTCCTCGACGTTTTTTTTCAGCACCTCCTCGGATTTCGTGAGCTCGTCTTGAAAGCGGCGTCGCTCGCCATCGCTCTTCGCGTTGCCGATTTCCTGGGCGAGCCGCACGAGGTTCTCCCGCTGGGTCTGGACAAGCTGGACGTTGCGCCGGAAAATCTCGTTGGCCCCGACGCTCTCGATGGACGCGACGTAGAGGTGAATCCTGCCGTCAATCGTCCTGATCAGGTCGGGCTTTGCCCTGTCCTCGGGAGAGAGCTTGGCGAACTCCTCGTCATTCAGCGGCGTGTAGAGACGCGTCTTGGCGAAAAAGATGACGTAGTTGCGCAGGAGCGAGAACCCGTAGGTTTTCGTCATGATGGTGTTGTTCGCGTCGAGGTTCTTGAGCGCCTCGTCGAGTTGTTTCTGGAGGGCGTCCTTTTCTTCCGGCTTGGCCTCGTCCACGCGCTTTTTGAGTTCCACGACGCCCGTGCGCTGAGCCTGGAGGACTTGCACGTTGTGCTGGAATTCGCGGTTGAGTTCGACCGAACGGATGGCCGAGACAAACGCCAGTTTCTGGTCGTTCTGCTCGATGATTTGCGGGTAGTTCGCCGGGGCCGCCGCGGGCGCGGACGCCACCTCGGGCTTGGCCGGCGTGCCGGCGCTGTCCGCCGAGTCGAAGGAGCGCGAACACGCCGCGAGCAGGCACGCGGCGGAAATGAGGACGGTGTTCAGACTGAAACAACGGAGCATGGACATAAAACGAT
This genomic stretch from Termitidicoccus mucosus harbors:
- a CDS encoding DUF1349 domain-containing protein, whose translation is MKTTSIKLFAFTATAFVLFFAVANIAQSASEPMKIKAIPYALEVLNKPVALTVTDDLIQISTKGKTNLFNNPNGIYRVQDAPMVVFTPKGDFTLRAKLTGDLKSIYDVCALVIYQDENLWAKFCYENSVEKIPTIVSVVTRTHSDDCNSMSAGGHAYMAMVKKGNEITFLYSPDNMKWQQIRSFHLALTQPPKVGFASHGSRGDGFTAKFTEIKYWDKALKDMKDE